A region of the Melanotaenia boesemani isolate fMelBoe1 chromosome 6, fMelBoe1.pri, whole genome shotgun sequence genome:
tgttatttgtttttgcataTTTAATTATGCGCGTTTAGTTACATCACGTCGAAATAATCATTATTTGGGTATGGCCAAAGAGAAGCGACACAGACGAAAGGAGTCTCCGGAGCGGGAGACCGAAGTCAAGATAAAACAGGAGAAACTGAGCCCAAGTAGGCCACAGAGATCACGCCGCTCGAGGTCGAGATCAACTGGCAACTCCAGTCCACAGAGAAGGAGAGCCAGCAGGTAAATAATGTCATAACATGTCTAGATTTTTGTCTTGTAGTCGTATTGAGCTTGTTGATAAGCAATACATTTGCGCCAAGTTTGGTCGAAGtagctttgttgttgttgtagttgttATTTATCGTTTTACCGACCTGTATACATTACAAATGCTGATTTAGcgattttatatgtatataaaattaACGTTATTTTGGCAACCTACGATGACCTGCTAAGAGAGCTGTTGatggcatatatatatatatatatattaactgaGGAAAATCTCAAGGTGATTTCTGGAGAAATattatgtctgtctgtagtaGCTAACTTAGCACCTCACACTGGAACCTGACAGAAAGTGTTTATTTGCTGAAAATCTCCTGTGCACCCTTTCTGAAGAGTCTTTTTGCTGTCCATGTAGATCACCTGCCAGGACAAGGGACCGTTCACCAGGTAGAAGGGAGACATCTCCGGCTAGACGAAGCAGCAGATCTCCCAGAAACAGGAGAAGTCGCAGTCCTCATCGTGGCAGTGATGTTAGAATAAAGCGGGTGATTAGGTTCAACAATTTTTTGAACAGCTGTTTATTCAGTAGCATAATTAGCACTTTTAAACATCACATTTCCATGACATGTTCTAGTAGTTACTGTAACAACAGTAGCTTTATATTTATGTGTGGTTTATGCCCATCGTCAGCACAGTTGCCACTTCTCACTTGTGACAgaataaattgaataaaaaattaCTCTCTAACGGTAATGATAAAACTTTAATAGTACAAATaatatcctttttttcttcttcttctttttttttgttaatgtctgtttttttcccccaaatgtCACAGGAACGAGATGAGCATAGGGCGAGCGGTGATGAGAGGAGAAGAAGGAACGATCAACCAGAAGAGAGGCGGAGCAGGTGGGAAACAGACAGGTCACGTGACAGAGACCGGGGCGTAGAAAGGCATCGAGAAAGAAATGCGCTCGCATCTCAACAAGCTGAGCGACGGCAGCATGATGACCGGCGCAGGGAAAATCGCCAGAGGCGTGAAGAAAATGCAGAGCATGACTTCGGACAATCTGAAGGAAGGGGTGATGATTCTGGTGCACCTCCTGCTGAAAAAGAGAAGCCCAACTTTGAACTGTCAGGTGCTCTCACAGAAGACACCAACACATTCCGGGGAGTGGTGATCAAGTACAATGAGCCACCCGAGGCTCGCATTCCAAAGCGTAGATGGCGATTGTACCCTTTCAAGAACGATGAGCCCCTTCCAGTCATGTATATTCACAGACAGAGTGCCTATCTGCTGGGGAGGCAGAGGAAAATAGCTGATATCCCCATTGACCACCCATCCTGCTCCAAGCAACATGCAGTATTCCAATATAGGTAGGAAAAATTTTGAAAATGCCTTATGTTGTggtgtattttaaatattaataattccAATCACTGTTTTGTATCTTACCTTTCAACAGTTTTTTTAACCATTATTTTTCAGCTGACTTAAATTATTTCTGTAATTGTATGAATAAAGACGTCTCCTGTTTTGCCTGTATTTCTACAGACTGGTGGAGTTTACACGAGCAGATGGCACTGCTGGCCGCAGGGTACGGCCTTACATTATCGACCTTGGTTCTGGAAACGGCACCTACCTGAACAACCAGAGGATCGAGGCCCAGCGCTATTACGAGCTCAAAGAAAAAGATGTCCTCAAGTTTGGATTCAGCAGCCGCGAGTATGTCCTGCTGCACGAGTTCTCGGACACAAGCGAGGTGGATGCCAAGCAAGAAGAGGACGATGAGGGACTTGATGAGTAGACTACATACTCTATTGCCTAAATTCATTCTGCTTAGACAAGATCATCAAGATtgttaaagaaacaaagagctGTTTTTGCAAGGAAGAGAATAAGAAATTGAGCAGGTAAAGGTGGAACTTGGAACTGTGGGGTAAAGATGGTTTGTTGTGTATATTGTGTAATTAATGAACTCTAGCTTTAACTGCCACAACTGTCTCAAAGTAGACCTCCCATTCTCAGGTTTTTGTGATGCATGACTGACATCTGAAAGTGCTCACATTACACAAGTGCTCAGTATCAGATGAAGAGATCTTACTTATCAAAagttaattatatattttttggccAAAACGCTGAGTGCAGACTATAGTTTATCCTATGTATCTATACAATATGTGTCAGAGTACATTACCTTATCTGATTGTGAGCTCTAGattgtttattaaaaattcAGTTGTCTGAGTAAACCTTACAGACATCCAGATTGTTATGAATGGTTtggttttttatgctttgtagtaCAGGGAGAACATTTGATGCTGTTGTTGCCCTTTTTGTCAGTTTAAATGCTTTCGCtgagttttcatttttgtactgtaaataaaaataaaaatagagttGTGTTGCTGCCAGTTTTGTCTTTATGGCTCACATTGAGTCTTAATTACAATTTTACTGATACAGTATAAATTTATTAACTatgattaaaatgaacaatACAAGTTCAAGAAGAGAtatctgattaaaaataaaacatacaagaaacatgaaaaatgagCTAAAAGAATATTCTGTCAGCAGTGAAAACGAATGGctagattttaaaataagattGGCAGATTTTCTGACTTTGGCGCTCCCTAACGAAGGTCagttcagcatccatcttgaatcctgtctcttctctgagctctcttcaaCTAGTAAAAGTTAGTCCAATTCTCTCTTTTGTCTCTCAATTTCTTGCCTCATCCTTTACTCTGTTACTTCCTTTTCTTCACCtcttctgataatgtcctcttgcactTCTTTACCAAATCAGCCATGCCGTGTGCTCAAGACAGccattgtgttgatatccagttgctggcatgtgaagGAATGCTGTAAAGCAGAGATTACCAACTCCGGATCTCTCGAGCCAGtcttctgcaggttttcaatatgtcCTTACTGctgcacacctgactcaaaaaATGGGTCGTtcagaggctggtgcagaccttgaCAACAAACTGATGGAGAACTATTTAATGTGaaccaggtgtgctgcagcagggatgcattgaaaacctgcaggacactgactCAAGAGGttcggagttggtgatccctgttgTGACACAGAACCaatctgttggatctcagtgctgcatttgatactgtagatcagaggtccccaaccctggtcctcaaggcccactatcctgcaggtcttagatgtctccctgctgcaacacacctgattcaaatgaatggctcagttgcagacttgtgcagagcctgtcagagagccgtttaatttgaatcaggtgtgttgcagcagggagacatctaagacctgcaggatagtgggccttgaggaccagggttggggacctctgctgtagatcacagaatcctgttgcacaggctggaaaactgggctggactttctggagcggtccttaactggttcagatcctatttagaaggccagagttattttgttacgatcggcagctatgaatcagagcgagtggccatgacttgtggagtcccccgaggggtcagtccttggacctcttctgttcaacttgtatatgctccctttgggtcaaatattacagaactatagcattaattataaaagttatgcagatgatacacaactttatgtgtctctgtcgccagatgactgcagtccaatagacttat
Encoded here:
- the snip1 gene encoding smad nuclear-interacting protein 1, producing the protein MAKEKRHRRKESPERETEVKIKQEKLSPSRPQRSRRSRSRSTGNSSPQRRRASRSPARTRDRSPGRRETSPARRSSRSPRNRRSRSPHRGSDVRIKRERDEHRASGDERRRRNDQPEERRSRWETDRSRDRDRGVERHRERNALASQQAERRQHDDRRRENRQRREENAEHDFGQSEGRGDDSGAPPAEKEKPNFELSGALTEDTNTFRGVVIKYNEPPEARIPKRRWRLYPFKNDEPLPVMYIHRQSAYLLGRQRKIADIPIDHPSCSKQHAVFQYRLVEFTRADGTAGRRVRPYIIDLGSGNGTYLNNQRIEAQRYYELKEKDVLKFGFSSREYVLLHEFSDTSEVDAKQEEDDEGLDE